One genomic region from Shewanella aestuarii encodes:
- a CDS encoding heavy metal-binding domain-containing protein produces the protein MSSFAYATEHNHSAHTLAEKTYVCPMHADVTDSQPSRCPKCNMFLVEKADDANATKSAIQSVAVEHYYCPMHPEVTSHEGEGAPNVICS, from the coding sequence GTGAGCTCGTTTGCTTATGCGACGGAACACAATCACAGTGCACATACTTTGGCTGAGAAAACCTATGTTTGCCCTATGCATGCTGATGTAACCGATAGCCAGCCGAGCCGTTGCCCTAAGTGTAATATGTTCTTGGTTGAAAAAGCGGATGATGCTAATGCTACAAAATCAGCTATTCAATCTGTTGCTGTTGAACATTATTATTGTCCTATGCATCCCGAAGTCACCAGTCACGAAGGGGAAGGTGCCCCAAATGTAATATGTTCTTGA
- a CDS encoding PepSY domain-containing protein: MSWVRKLHKWASVLVGLQLFLWVASGLYFNLMDHTKAAGHTYFHHEHGPVVIDYIKLVEPKAVLENNPPSVSISVISLLNKPYYLLTHQQGLYRHFKNDYSLVDGVSGERVQIDMDFASQLAQASYAGEAPIASVQLLVPPLDDFPKQQNVTWQVNFADDIATSVYVEAGSGRIVGHSDQHKRLADIFFMLHFMDYTNQGSFNNIQIMLLAFIGLWLSASGSIWTVDMLLRRKYRLKLTAKKPRLRSTK; encoded by the coding sequence ATGTCTTGGGTTAGAAAGCTGCATAAGTGGGCTTCAGTGCTTGTTGGGCTGCAATTATTTTTGTGGGTAGCAAGTGGACTATATTTTAACTTGATGGATCACACTAAAGCGGCAGGTCACACATATTTTCACCATGAGCATGGGCCGGTAGTGATTGATTATATTAAGTTAGTTGAACCTAAAGCGGTTCTGGAAAACAATCCACCTAGCGTGTCGATAAGTGTTATTAGTTTATTAAATAAGCCTTATTATTTGCTTACTCATCAACAAGGCTTGTACCGTCATTTTAAAAATGACTATAGCTTGGTAGATGGTGTTAGCGGTGAGCGAGTGCAAATAGATATGGATTTTGCCAGTCAACTCGCACAAGCTTCGTATGCCGGTGAAGCACCGATTGCGAGTGTGCAATTACTAGTGCCGCCATTGGATGACTTTCCCAAGCAGCAAAATGTCACTTGGCAGGTTAACTTTGCCGATGACATTGCCACAAGCGTCTATGTTGAAGCCGGATCAGGTCGCATAGTGGGCCATAGCGATCAGCACAAACGCTTGGCAGATATTTTCTTTATGCTGCATTTTATGGATTACACTAACCAAGGTAGTTTTAATAATATTCAAATAATGTTACTTGCGTTTATCGGGTTATGGTTGTCAGCAAGCGGGAGCATTTGGACGGTAGATATGCTGCTAAGGCGCAAATACCGACTAAAGTTAACAGCCAAAAAACCGCGTTTACGGTCAACAAAGTGA
- a CDS encoding PepSY domain-containing protein, translating into MHKLARSVHKWLMLFLGVQFVIWSVTGAYMVFFDIDYIHGDTLVNQHQVTINPQNIDFSLAELIKAYPQASQISMGKLMNQDVYRFHIEQGDSTQLVMLSAQTGERLSAINQAAAVTLAQYYYQHSEHQVAEVNYIADNPPFEISPRHLPVWQIHFDHFSLPTLYVSAQSGLLVGKRHVFWRAFDWMFRFHIMDYSSGENIDNKLLFFVALLSTIGVISGLVLTYFRVFKTGRSKRKTRLVRHQGGM; encoded by the coding sequence ATGCATAAACTCGCAAGAAGTGTTCATAAATGGCTGATGCTATTTTTAGGCGTTCAATTTGTCATCTGGTCAGTGACAGGTGCATACATGGTATTTTTTGATATTGATTATATTCATGGCGACACGCTTGTTAATCAACATCAGGTGACCATTAATCCACAGAATATTGATTTCTCATTGGCTGAATTAATTAAAGCTTATCCTCAAGCAAGCCAAATCAGCATGGGTAAGTTGATGAACCAAGATGTGTATCGCTTTCATATTGAACAGGGCGATTCAACACAACTGGTGATGTTAAGTGCTCAAACAGGTGAGAGGTTATCAGCCATAAACCAAGCAGCTGCAGTGACGCTTGCTCAGTATTACTATCAGCATAGCGAACACCAAGTGGCTGAGGTCAATTACATTGCTGACAATCCGCCATTTGAGATCAGTCCTCGTCATTTACCCGTATGGCAAATCCATTTTGACCACTTCTCGTTACCTACTCTATATGTGTCTGCGCAAAGTGGTTTATTAGTCGGTAAGCGCCATGTGTTTTGGCGGGCGTTTGATTGGATGTTTCGCTTTCATATAATGGATTACAGCAGCGGTGAAAATATTGATAACAAGCTACTGTTTTTTGTAGCCTTGCTTTCTACCATTGGCGTTATCAGTGGTTTAGTCTTGACCTATTTTAGGGTGTTTAAAACGGGTCGCAGCAAACGTAAAACTCGCTTGGTTCGCCATCAAGGAGGCATGTAA
- a CDS encoding ATP-binding cassette domain-containing protein, whose translation MQICFKQFSAATAKLTLEINDWQIESADSWALFSTDGDIGAILTPLLMSGETEQVAELSITGQLTKSRAKVVEVSLNSQQRLLEQVLELDDNEHIAPQDSHVSVFGLIFEQCHDQNLTQRLLTELDLVHLQHSYFTQLSTGESRRLMLARALAEGADLLVLDDPFAGLDVEHRKSLALYLEQLSRSMQLLMIVSREEDIPVWIDHVGLFSHGKLESVMSKADWDKHPVIAQIKAQSQEQSEQMMALLKRHRHQAKFDNPLFEIKHGKVAYSDKTIFTEVNWRIDNGQHWQVKGPNGCGKSTLLGLIFGDHPQCYSNDIHIFGKKRGTGETIWEIKKNIGMVSSALHLQYRVNCSALDVIVSGFHDSIGLYQQPTAQERKIASEWLNILHMSQFAKTSFRQLDYGQQRLLLIARAIVKQPTLLILDEPYQGLDYLGRRLMKNTLELIAKEHLSQLLYVSHYHEDSLPSIGRYLTFVPGEPQQGYQAVISYDDGFSPD comes from the coding sequence ATGCAAATTTGTTTTAAGCAATTTAGCGCAGCAACAGCCAAGTTAACTTTAGAGATCAATGATTGGCAGATTGAGTCTGCAGATTCTTGGGCGCTTTTTAGTACCGATGGTGATATCGGTGCCATCTTAACTCCATTATTGATGAGTGGCGAAACAGAGCAGGTGGCTGAATTGTCTATTACAGGTCAGCTGACTAAAAGTCGTGCTAAGGTTGTGGAGGTCTCACTTAATAGTCAACAGCGTTTGCTGGAGCAAGTGTTAGAACTAGATGACAACGAGCATATTGCCCCGCAAGATAGCCACGTTTCAGTGTTCGGGCTCATTTTTGAACAGTGTCACGATCAAAATTTAACCCAGCGTTTGCTGACTGAGCTTGATTTAGTCCACTTGCAGCACAGTTATTTTACCCAGTTATCTACCGGTGAATCGCGCCGATTGATGCTCGCTAGGGCGCTGGCTGAAGGGGCTGATTTATTAGTGTTAGACGATCCCTTTGCTGGCCTTGATGTTGAGCACAGAAAAAGCCTCGCCCTATACCTTGAGCAATTATCTCGCTCAATGCAGTTATTGATGATTGTGTCCCGTGAAGAAGATATTCCCGTTTGGATTGATCATGTGGGCTTGTTTAGCCATGGCAAACTCGAATCGGTTATGAGTAAAGCTGATTGGGACAAGCATCCGGTGATTGCGCAAATTAAAGCACAATCGCAAGAGCAGTCAGAACAAATGATGGCGCTGCTCAAGCGGCATCGCCATCAAGCTAAATTTGATAACCCTCTTTTTGAAATTAAGCATGGCAAAGTGGCTTATTCAGATAAAACCATTTTTACCGAAGTGAACTGGCGCATTGATAATGGCCAGCATTGGCAAGTAAAAGGCCCGAATGGCTGCGGGAAAAGCACCTTGCTTGGGCTGATTTTTGGTGATCATCCGCAGTGCTACAGCAATGATATCCATATTTTTGGCAAAAAACGCGGCACAGGCGAAACCATTTGGGAGATTAAGAAAAACATCGGCATGGTGTCGTCGGCTTTACATCTGCAATATCGGGTCAATTGCAGCGCCTTAGATGTGATAGTGTCAGGTTTTCATGATTCTATTGGCTTGTATCAACAACCCACAGCTCAAGAGCGGAAGATTGCGAGCGAGTGGCTGAATATTTTACATATGAGTCAGTTTGCCAAAACCTCGTTTAGGCAGCTGGATTATGGCCAGCAGCGATTATTGTTAATTGCTCGCGCCATTGTGAAGCAGCCTACTTTGTTGATCCTAGATGAACCTTATCAAGGTTTAGATTATTTAGGACGACGATTGATGAAAAATACCTTAGAGCTGATTGCCAAAGAGCATTTAAGTCAGTTGCTATATGTGTCGCATTATCATGAAGATAGTTTGCCCAGCATAGGGAGGTATTTAACCTTTGTTCCGGGCGAACCACAACAAGGATATCAGGCGGTGATCAGTTATGATGACGGTTTTAGCCCAGATTAA